A region from the Sulfitobacter sp. D7 genome encodes:
- a CDS encoding xanthine/uracil/vitamin C permease yields the protein MDGRIYNYKLFARSDFNAFWALFTDNLVNLLILTGVCQFVFQMPPEIVFGRIVPGAAIAILAGVAVYTYMAKWAANKQGKDVTALPYGISTPVMFVYLFGVIGPIYWATNDPLLAWQVGIGAGFMGGVVAALGAIVGPWLKEITPRAGMLGTLCGIALVFIGSVPLAQIFESPIIAFTSLLFILWGLIGRFRLPGNLPAGLVAIAAGTVIAIVLGESKVDVSGIGFYPPVPYIGDLLAGIQYLFANPELFLVLIPVQIYNFIETMNNVESAEAAGDHYPVGLCQVTDGAGTMLGALFGSPFPTTVYIGHPAYKRLDAHAGYIIGVAVVIAAAAFVGLLSFLAGLIPVAAAAPVLVFVSVSLITNTAWAVKPMHMAAVSFAILPHISAFLVTKWGSLMNALRSSGVEGLPSLGDEALTAALLMEGAHYEGHLALSQGAIITGLIWGAIVADIIDGRFKMAGGFAIAASLMSSVGIIHSYKLQLPQLDPITIGYLIVGAFMYLYPLVAPKEDLEHRIVVPDEPDFMDEDMPAHQA from the coding sequence ATGGACGGGAGGATTTATAACTACAAGCTGTTTGCACGCAGCGATTTTAACGCTTTTTGGGCGTTATTTACCGACAACCTTGTGAACTTGCTGATCCTGACTGGCGTTTGCCAGTTCGTTTTTCAGATGCCACCCGAAATCGTTTTTGGCCGCATCGTACCCGGCGCGGCCATCGCCATTTTGGCCGGTGTTGCGGTCTATACCTATATGGCCAAATGGGCAGCCAACAAACAGGGCAAAGACGTGACCGCCCTGCCCTATGGCATCTCGACACCCGTGATGTTCGTCTATCTGTTCGGAGTCATCGGGCCAATCTACTGGGCCACGAACGACCCGTTGCTGGCATGGCAGGTCGGCATCGGGGCTGGCTTCATGGGCGGTGTCGTCGCTGCACTTGGGGCTATCGTCGGGCCGTGGTTGAAAGAGATCACGCCGCGCGCGGGCATGCTAGGCACCCTATGCGGCATCGCGCTTGTGTTTATCGGCTCGGTGCCCTTGGCGCAGATTTTCGAAAGCCCGATCATCGCCTTCACGTCGTTGTTGTTCATCCTATGGGGGCTGATCGGACGGTTTCGCCTTCCGGGCAACTTGCCTGCCGGTCTGGTGGCAATCGCTGCGGGTACAGTGATCGCCATTGTCTTGGGGGAGTCCAAAGTTGACGTAAGCGGAATCGGGTTCTACCCGCCGGTTCCCTACATCGGCGATCTACTTGCCGGCATTCAGTACCTGTTCGCGAACCCTGAACTGTTCCTCGTGCTGATCCCGGTGCAGATCTACAACTTCATCGAAACCATGAACAACGTGGAATCTGCGGAAGCGGCAGGCGACCACTATCCGGTCGGTCTGTGTCAGGTTACCGATGGGGCGGGCACGATGCTGGGCGCACTCTTTGGATCGCCCTTTCCGACGACTGTCTACATCGGCCATCCCGCCTACAAACGGCTTGACGCACATGCGGGCTATATCATTGGTGTTGCTGTCGTCATCGCCGCTGCCGCATTTGTCGGGCTCTTGTCGTTCCTTGCAGGTCTGATCCCGGTTGCCGCGGCCGCACCGGTCTTGGTCTTCGTATCCGTCAGCCTGATCACCAATACGGCATGGGCGGTAAAGCCGATGCATATGGCCGCCGTGTCCTTCGCCATCCTGCCGCATATCTCGGCCTTCTTGGTGACCAAGTGGGGTTCGTTGATGAATGCCCTGCGCAGTTCCGGCGTTGAGGGTCTGCCATCTTTGGGTGACGAAGCGCTCACCGCTGCGCTTTTGATGGAAGGCGCACATTACGAAGGCCATCTGGCGCTTAGTCAGGGGGCGATTATCACCGGACTTATCTGGGGTGCGATCGTCGCTGACATCATTGACGGCCGCTTCAAAATGGCAGGCGGTTTTGCAATCGCAGCGTCTTTGATGTCGTCGGTCGGGATCATTCATTCCTACAAGCTGCAACTGCCGCAGCTGGACCCGATCACCATAGGCTACTTGATCGTCGGCGCCTTCATGTACCTATATCCGTTGGTCGCACCGAAAGAGGACCTAGAGCACCGCATTGTTGTGCCCGATGAGCCAGACTTCATGGATGAAGATATGCCCGCCCATCAGGCGTAA
- the xdhC gene encoding xanthine dehydrogenase accessory protein XdhC: MSNNAVSLDEFLAAHASVIRVALTRVRGSSPRNEGTEMFTSAQGLWGTIGGGQLEFLAIQAARDMLQSGDLVRELDVPLGPEIGQCCGGRVEIRLTRMRSSDKRAAADRARETKAALPHVYVMGAGHVGRTLADLFQHLPVRCILIDTRTEEIALNTAAVETRISVLPEADIWSAPAGSAFIVLTHDHALDFLLTSAALERGDALYVGMIGSATKRAKFKNWARMHCDGQTIEHLNCPIGACGSRDKRPSVIAAFVVAEVIAELTTETAATAPIGAIEAPHGRAYLGRTGRLA; the protein is encoded by the coding sequence ATGTCGAATAACGCCGTTTCTTTGGATGAATTTCTTGCGGCACATGCATCGGTCATTCGCGTCGCACTGACCCGCGTGCGTGGTTCCTCCCCCCGGAACGAGGGAACTGAGATGTTTACCTCTGCCCAAGGGCTTTGGGGAACGATAGGCGGTGGCCAGCTGGAATTTCTGGCCATCCAAGCAGCGCGGGACATGCTGCAGAGCGGAGATTTGGTGCGAGAGTTGGACGTGCCGCTTGGCCCTGAGATCGGCCAATGCTGCGGGGGAAGGGTCGAAATCCGCCTGACGCGGATGCGGTCATCAGACAAGCGCGCCGCAGCGGACCGGGCTCGCGAGACAAAAGCCGCCCTGCCTCATGTCTATGTCATGGGGGCCGGTCATGTCGGGCGGACCTTGGCCGACCTGTTTCAACATTTGCCCGTCAGATGCATCCTGATTGACACCCGAACCGAGGAGATCGCTCTCAATACGGCAGCGGTAGAGACCCGTATCAGCGTGCTGCCAGAGGCCGATATCTGGAGCGCGCCAGCAGGCAGTGCCTTTATCGTTCTGACCCATGATCATGCGTTAGACTTTCTGCTGACCTCCGCCGCGTTGGAACGGGGTGATGCCTTGTACGTCGGTATGATCGGCTCGGCGACCAAGCGCGCAAAATTTAAAAACTGGGCGCGCATGCACTGCGACGGCCAAACGATCGAACATTTGAATTGCCCCATTGGGGCATGCGGTAGCCGCGACAAGCGGCCCAGCGTCATTGCAGCCTTCGTGGTTGCCGAGGTGATCGCTGAATTGACCACTGAAACTGCCGCAACCGCCCCGATCGGGGCAATAGAAGCGCCCCACGGGCGCGCATATCTGGGCCGAACGGGGAGACTGGCCTGA
- the xdhB gene encoding xanthine dehydrogenase molybdopterin binding subunit — protein MKDNVSITGTAHSDRIHDSASKHVTGAADYTDDITLPEGTLHAYLGVSDVAHATLLDIDYTDVLATPGVIGILTAEDVPGVNDLSPTGLKDEPVFPTDLIQFHGQPLFAVIAETRDIARHAAEKAKINCDVLPHALDPIQAQQAGYPHVTAPLKLERGDVDGALETASNRIKGRIAVGGQDHMYLEGHIALAIPGEDDDIIVHSSTQHPSEAQHMVAQVLGVPSNAVVVNVRRMGGGFGGKESQMNLFCAVAAMAAKKWNRAVKIRPDRDQDMTATGKRHDFVIDYDVSFDAAGRIEAVNGSFAARCGFSSDLSGPVTDRALFHADNAYFYPNVRLESHPMKTNTVSNTAFRGFGGPQGVVAAERIIEEIAYATGQDPLDVRKANFYGGKGRDITPYHQKVEDCILERLVEELETTSDYRQRRKDIMAFNETSPVLKKGIALTPVKFGISFTATWYNQAGALVHVYNDGSIHLNHGGTEMGQGLNTKVAQIVAEAFQVDFEQIKITKTTTEKVPNTSATAASSGTDLNGMAALNAVEQIKARLVEFATRTWDVTAEEVSFHANHVFIGKDILTFAEFIKQAYLARVQLSAAGFYKTPKIHWDRAKGQGRPFYYYAYGAACSEVTIDTLTGEYRVERTDILHDVGRSLNPALDKGQVEGAFIQGMGWLTTEELWWDNAGRLRTHAPSTYKIPLASDRPRIFNVNLADWSENRELTVKRSKAVGEPPFMLGISVFEALSMAVASVANYRACPRLDAPATPERVLLAVARLQAEG, from the coding sequence ATGAAAGACAACGTTTCCATTACCGGCACCGCCCACAGCGACCGCATTCATGACAGCGCGTCAAAACACGTCACTGGCGCGGCAGACTACACCGACGACATTACGCTGCCCGAAGGCACGTTGCATGCCTATCTAGGTGTCTCGGATGTTGCCCATGCGACGCTTTTGGACATCGACTATACCGATGTTCTGGCAACTCCGGGCGTGATCGGCATCCTAACCGCCGAGGATGTGCCAGGCGTCAACGACCTAAGCCCCACGGGACTGAAGGATGAGCCAGTTTTCCCCACTGATTTGATTCAATTTCATGGCCAACCCCTGTTTGCGGTGATCGCAGAGACACGGGACATTGCGCGCCACGCCGCAGAAAAAGCCAAGATCAACTGTGATGTTTTACCCCATGCGCTTGATCCCATTCAGGCGCAACAGGCGGGATACCCACACGTCACCGCTCCGTTGAAACTCGAACGCGGCGATGTCGATGGGGCGCTGGAAACCGCCAGCAATCGGATCAAGGGCAGGATTGCTGTGGGCGGACAGGACCACATGTACCTCGAAGGGCATATCGCCTTGGCCATTCCCGGGGAAGACGATGATATCATCGTTCATTCCTCCACCCAGCACCCCTCCGAGGCGCAGCATATGGTGGCTCAAGTTCTCGGCGTGCCCTCGAATGCGGTTGTGGTGAACGTGCGCCGCATGGGCGGCGGGTTCGGCGGCAAGGAAAGCCAAATGAACCTGTTCTGCGCTGTAGCCGCAATGGCGGCGAAAAAGTGGAACCGCGCCGTGAAGATCCGCCCCGACCGGGACCAAGACATGACGGCTACGGGGAAACGCCACGATTTTGTAATCGATTACGATGTGTCTTTCGACGCGGCGGGACGCATCGAAGCGGTGAATGGCAGCTTTGCTGCACGGTGCGGTTTTTCATCCGACCTCTCGGGCCCCGTGACCGACCGTGCCCTCTTTCACGCCGATAACGCTTATTTTTACCCGAATGTGCGGCTTGAAAGCCATCCGATGAAGACCAACACAGTCTCCAACACGGCTTTTCGTGGCTTTGGCGGCCCGCAGGGTGTGGTGGCGGCTGAACGAATTATCGAAGAGATCGCCTATGCCACAGGCCAAGATCCACTGGACGTGCGCAAGGCGAACTTCTACGGCGGCAAAGGGCGAGACATCACGCCCTATCATCAGAAAGTCGAAGACTGCATTCTCGAACGGCTTGTCGAGGAGTTGGAAACCACCTCTGACTACCGCCAGCGCCGCAAAGACATCATGGCCTTCAATGAGACCTCGCCGGTGCTCAAAAAGGGGATTGCCCTGACCCCGGTCAAGTTCGGGATCTCGTTCACGGCCACGTGGTACAATCAGGCTGGCGCATTGGTGCATGTCTATAACGACGGCTCGATCCACCTGAACCACGGCGGCACAGAGATGGGTCAGGGGTTGAACACCAAGGTGGCACAGATTGTCGCCGAGGCGTTTCAGGTCGATTTTGAGCAGATCAAGATTACCAAAACCACCACTGAGAAAGTGCCGAACACGTCAGCAACCGCTGCCTCCAGCGGAACCGACCTGAACGGCATGGCCGCGCTCAACGCGGTGGAACAGATCAAAGCGCGGTTGGTCGAATTTGCGACAAGAACTTGGGATGTTACCGCAGAAGAGGTAAGTTTCCACGCCAATCATGTGTTTATTGGCAAAGACATCCTGACATTTGCGGAGTTCATCAAGCAGGCCTATCTTGCCCGCGTGCAGCTTTCGGCGGCCGGTTTCTACAAGACGCCGAAAATTCACTGGGACCGCGCCAAAGGCCAAGGGCGTCCGTTCTATTACTATGCTTACGGGGCAGCATGCTCTGAAGTGACAATCGACACATTGACGGGCGAATACCGTGTCGAGCGTACCGACATCCTGCATGATGTGGGCCGTTCCCTCAATCCGGCGCTCGACAAAGGCCAGGTCGAAGGCGCGTTCATCCAAGGCATGGGCTGGCTCACAACCGAAGAGTTATGGTGGGACAATGCCGGACGACTGCGGACCCATGCGCCCTCTACATATAAAATTCCCCTCGCTTCCGACCGCCCCCGCATATTCAACGTGAACCTCGCCGACTGGTCGGAGAACCGCGAACTGACCGTGAAGCGCTCCAAGGCGGTAGGAGAGCCGCCCTTCATGCTTGGCATTTCGGTGTTCGAAGCGCTGTCGATGGCTGTCGCTTCGGTGGCCAACTACCGCGCGTGTCCGCGTCTTGATGCGCCGGCCACGCCGGAACGGGTGTTGCTGGCTGTGGCACGGTTGCAGGCCGAGGGGTGA
- the xdhA gene encoding xanthine dehydrogenase small subunit, producing the protein MDYQRDIRFILNGTDVALDDVSASQTLLDFLRLERRLTGSKEGCAEGDCGACTVLVGRLGNAGLVYEPINACIRFLASINGCHVVTVEHLSGPKGRLHPVQEAMIEHHGSQCGFCTPGFVMSLYALWMQAPEPTSQEVETALQGNLCRCTGYEPIIKAAVAVSRYGTPSSDLLNAEPAQITTRLQALQHGRRIVSGPKDNLSIIPANVDDLADCLLSYPNATIVAGSTDVGLWVTKFLRKIGPAIFTGHLNALKTVERQGGQLKIGAGASYTDCQAILSEHLPHLLPYWNRIAGWQVRNMGTVGGNIANGSPIGDTPPVLIALGAEITLRHGAARRNVPLEKFFIDYGKQDRAPAEFVESIQVPLPGPDDLNAAYKISKRRDEDISSVAVGIHMTVTGNVISNARIAFGGMAATPKRATAAEAALNGQRWTRENFEAAAAALAEDFEPLTDWRASAAYRKLSAQNLLRRFYLEQDAQSAAPVQLINA; encoded by the coding sequence TTGGACTATCAACGCGACATCCGTTTCATTCTCAACGGCACAGACGTGGCGCTGGACGACGTTTCAGCCAGCCAAACGCTTTTGGACTTTCTTCGGCTCGAACGCCGTCTGACCGGGTCAAAAGAAGGCTGCGCCGAAGGCGATTGCGGCGCCTGTACCGTACTGGTGGGCCGGCTTGGCAATGCCGGGCTGGTCTATGAGCCCATCAATGCCTGCATTCGGTTTCTGGCCTCGATCAACGGTTGTCATGTGGTCACGGTCGAGCATCTCTCCGGCCCGAAAGGTCGGCTGCACCCTGTTCAGGAAGCAATGATTGAACATCACGGGAGCCAATGTGGTTTCTGCACGCCCGGATTTGTCATGTCGCTTTATGCGCTCTGGATGCAGGCGCCCGAACCAACATCGCAAGAGGTTGAGACGGCCCTACAGGGGAACCTGTGCCGCTGCACCGGCTATGAGCCCATCATCAAGGCAGCGGTGGCCGTGTCGCGCTATGGCACGCCATCATCGGATCTTCTGAATGCCGAACCCGCGCAGATAACGACGCGACTGCAAGCGCTTCAGCATGGCAGGCGCATCGTCTCCGGACCCAAAGACAACCTGAGCATCATCCCGGCTAACGTGGATGATCTGGCCGATTGCCTTTTGAGCTACCCGAACGCAACCATCGTGGCGGGGTCCACAGACGTCGGGCTTTGGGTGACAAAATTTCTGCGTAAAATCGGGCCCGCGATTTTCACCGGCCATCTGAACGCGCTGAAAACAGTTGAGCGTCAGGGAGGGCAGCTAAAAATCGGGGCTGGGGCCAGCTACACCGATTGTCAGGCCATTCTGTCAGAGCACCTGCCTCATCTTCTCCCCTATTGGAACCGTATCGCGGGATGGCAGGTGCGAAACATGGGCACGGTCGGGGGCAATATCGCCAACGGTTCTCCTATCGGTGATACCCCGCCCGTCCTGATCGCGCTTGGCGCAGAGATCACGCTCCGCCACGGTGCTGCCCGTCGAAACGTGCCTCTTGAAAAGTTCTTTATAGACTATGGCAAGCAGGACCGCGCACCGGCGGAATTTGTCGAGAGCATTCAGGTTCCCCTGCCCGGCCCCGATGATTTGAACGCCGCCTATAAAATCTCCAAACGGCGCGACGAGGATATCTCGTCGGTGGCCGTTGGCATCCATATGACGGTAACCGGAAACGTCATCAGCAATGCCCGCATTGCCTTTGGCGGCATGGCCGCGACACCTAAACGTGCAACGGCGGCAGAAGCTGCGCTGAATGGTCAGCGCTGGACGCGAGAAAACTTCGAGGCCGCCGCAGCAGCGCTGGCCGAGGATTTCGAACCGCTTACGGACTGGCGCGCCTCCGCGGCGTATCGAAAGCTCTCTGCTCAGAATCTTCTGCGCCGTTTTTATCTGGAACAGGATGCGCAAAGCGCCGCTCCCGTTCAACTCATCAACGCTTAA
- a CDS encoding LysR family transcriptional regulator, which translates to MSYIESLRVFVRVMDLGSITAGGRDLRLTPAVASKRLKELEKHLGVRLFNRTTRSITPTEVGTVFYDEAHAILQALDNAEARVASFSDAPRGALRITAPLGVGRRIVAPLVPEFSETYPDTEIRMRLSDRRVDIMADGLDIAFFIGEPSDSTMKLRKFADCDRVLCASPDYLSRCGTPMTPDDLHDQAHNCLLLRYPRSPEYYWTLQTDMGPRKLEVRGRFDADDGDVLTDWALAGRGIINKPRFDVREHLKSGRLVEVLPHTPPKPTIFGCLYPHKKLQDPKVRLFVDHIARNSKRFFV; encoded by the coding sequence ATGTCTTATATCGAAAGCTTGCGCGTCTTCGTTCGCGTGATGGACTTGGGAAGTATCACCGCGGGCGGGCGGGACCTGAGGCTGACGCCAGCAGTCGCCAGCAAGCGTTTGAAAGAGCTAGAGAAACATCTCGGCGTGCGCCTGTTTAACAGGACGACCCGCTCGATAACCCCGACAGAGGTCGGTACCGTTTTTTACGATGAGGCCCATGCTATTTTGCAGGCGCTGGATAACGCCGAGGCCCGGGTCGCCAGCTTTTCCGACGCCCCGCGAGGGGCCCTGCGGATCACGGCACCGCTTGGGGTCGGGCGTCGAATAGTTGCACCTTTGGTCCCGGAATTCTCTGAAACCTATCCTGATACTGAGATAAGGATGCGGCTGTCCGACCGACGGGTAGACATCATGGCAGACGGGCTCGATATCGCCTTCTTCATCGGGGAGCCGAGTGATTCCACGATGAAGCTGCGAAAGTTCGCGGATTGCGATCGGGTCTTATGTGCCTCTCCGGATTATCTTTCGCGTTGTGGAACGCCGATGACGCCTGACGATCTTCACGATCAGGCGCACAACTGCCTCTTGCTGCGGTATCCAAGATCGCCAGAGTATTATTGGACACTTCAGACCGATATGGGCCCCCGAAAACTGGAGGTTCGCGGTCGGTTCGATGCCGATGACGGTGATGTACTGACCGATTGGGCGCTGGCCGGGCGTGGGATCATCAACAAGCCGCGCTTTGATGTGCGTGAACACCTCAAGTCGGGACGACTTGTTGAGGTATTACCGCACACTCCGCCAAAGCCGACCATTTTTGGCTGCCTGTATCCCCACAAAAAGCTTCAGGATCCAAAGGTTCGTCTGTTCGTTGATCACATCGCACGAAACAGCAAACGCTTCTTCGTCTGA
- a CDS encoding urate hydroxylase PuuD gives MYDLAILWDWIAFSVRWLHVITAMAWIGASFYFIALDLMLKPNDALPDGAYGEEWEVHGGGFYHTVKYLVAPARMPEHLTWHKWQSYSTWLSGAALLMIIYWVGGELFLLDPTKADISLFQGILISGGSLTIGWLLYDAMCKSKLANHPTVLMLLLFVILVIMSWGYNQIFTGRAALLHLGAFTATIMTANVFFQIMPNQRVVVEDLKAGRTPDAKYGKIAKVRSTHNNYLTLPVVFLMLSNHYPLAFGTEFSWIIASLIFLTGVTIRHYFNTMHKTGSGPHWTWAVTVLLMVLIAWLSTIRTGETWEDAEARDLTAYEQAYASAEGFESAYDTVIGNCSMCHAREPVWGNMQWAPKGVYLETPGDVARHADQIYLQAGVSHAMPPPNAVQMDEEARRNIVAWVREVRSQ, from the coding sequence ATGTACGATTTGGCAATTCTGTGGGACTGGATCGCGTTCAGCGTCCGCTGGCTACATGTGATCACTGCAATGGCGTGGATCGGTGCGTCGTTCTATTTTATCGCGCTCGATCTAATGCTTAAACCAAACGACGCCCTGCCCGACGGCGCCTACGGCGAAGAATGGGAAGTACATGGCGGGGGTTTTTATCACACAGTCAAATATCTGGTCGCGCCCGCCCGGATGCCAGAGCACCTGACATGGCACAAATGGCAAAGCTACAGCACTTGGTTGTCAGGGGCGGCGCTCTTGATGATCATCTACTGGGTCGGCGGTGAATTGTTCCTACTCGACCCCACCAAAGCCGATATTTCGCTGTTTCAGGGCATCCTGATCTCCGGCGGCTCCCTGACGATTGGCTGGTTGCTCTATGATGCGATGTGCAAATCCAAATTGGCCAACCACCCTACAGTTCTGATGCTGCTTTTGTTCGTAATCCTTGTGATCATGTCATGGGGATACAACCAAATTTTCACCGGCAGGGCGGCGTTGCTGCATCTCGGCGCTTTCACGGCGACGATCATGACCGCCAATGTGTTTTTCCAGATCATGCCCAACCAACGGGTCGTTGTCGAAGACCTTAAGGCCGGTCGCACACCTGACGCGAAATACGGCAAGATCGCCAAGGTGCGCTCGACCCACAACAACTACCTTACCTTGCCGGTGGTGTTCCTGATGCTGTCGAACCATTATCCGCTGGCATTTGGAACAGAGTTCAGCTGGATCATCGCAAGCCTGATCTTTTTGACCGGTGTCACCATTCGCCACTACTTCAACACGATGCACAAAACCGGTTCCGGTCCGCATTGGACTTGGGCGGTGACCGTGCTGCTTATGGTTTTGATCGCATGGCTTTCCACCATCAGAACGGGGGAGACATGGGAGGACGCAGAAGCCCGAGATCTGACGGCATATGAGCAGGCCTATGCCTCTGCTGAGGGGTTCGAGAGCGCTTACGATACCGTCATCGGCAATTGCTCTATGTGCCATGCCCGAGAACCAGTCTGGGGCAATATGCAGTGGGCGCCAAAGGGGGTCTACCTTGAGACCCCCGGCGACGTTGCGCGTCATGCGGACCAGATCTATCTCCAAGCGGGCGTGAGCCACGCCATGCCCCCGCCAAATGCTGTACAAATGGACGAGGAAGCGCGACGCAACATTGTCGCTTGGGTGCGCGAAGTGCGTAGCCAGTAA
- a CDS encoding LysR family transcriptional regulator, whose amino-acid sequence MSYFDNIRTFVRVYELGSMSAAGRDLRISPAVTSSRISQLEERLGVRLFQRTTRSLSPTEQGKSFYRGATEILEAVESAEAQIVNITENLKGSLYVAAPLGVGRRLIAPQVPGFLKNYPEVSVRLRLSDRKVDLTTEGLDLAFFLGQPEDSNLRIRKIADVERVLCASPDYIARRGMPDSGSALVAEGHECLSLRFPGATEFQWRLTTPDGPKRFRVSGRYESDDGDVLTDWALAGHGVAMKPVFEIAEHLRTGALVPVAEKTPPEPIQMACLFTHRRRQDPKTRLFMEFMVDRIAATI is encoded by the coding sequence ATGTCCTACTTCGATAACATCCGCACTTTTGTGCGCGTCTATGAACTGGGCAGCATGTCTGCCGCGGGGCGGGATTTGCGGATATCTCCAGCTGTTACGTCATCACGGATTTCACAATTAGAAGAACGGCTTGGCGTCAGACTTTTTCAACGGACGACACGCAGTCTATCCCCGACCGAGCAGGGCAAGTCGTTCTACCGCGGGGCGACTGAAATCCTCGAAGCCGTCGAAAGCGCCGAGGCGCAGATCGTCAACATCACCGAGAACCTGAAAGGATCGCTCTATGTTGCGGCGCCTTTAGGTGTCGGTCGTAGGTTAATCGCCCCGCAGGTCCCGGGTTTCTTGAAGAACTATCCCGAAGTCAGCGTGAGGTTGCGTTTGTCCGACCGGAAAGTGGACTTGACCACAGAGGGTCTGGATTTGGCATTCTTTCTGGGGCAGCCCGAGGACAGCAATCTGCGCATCCGAAAAATTGCAGACGTGGAGCGGGTGCTCTGCGCATCGCCGGACTATATTGCGCGCCGTGGCATGCCCGACAGCGGAAGCGCGCTGGTGGCGGAGGGACATGAATGCCTGAGCCTTCGCTTTCCGGGGGCGACCGAATTTCAATGGCGGCTAACGACACCGGACGGCCCCAAGCGATTTCGTGTCTCGGGGCGCTATGAGTCAGATGACGGGGACGTGCTCACCGATTGGGCACTTGCCGGTCATGGCGTCGCAATGAAGCCGGTTTTCGAAATTGCAGAACACTTGCGGACCGGCGCTTTGGTGCCTGTCGCTGAAAAGACGCCTCCCGAGCCGATTCAGATGGCGTGCCTATTTACGCATCGTCGTAGACAGGACCCGAAAACGCGCCTTTTCATGGAGTTCATGGTTGATCGCATCGCCGCGACAATCTAG
- the uraH gene encoding hydroxyisourate hydrolase — MAGYLTTHVLDTALGCPAEGLKIELFRISGVERHLLKTLTTNNDGRTDEQILPEAEFEVGEYELVFHAGPYLDASGTPPEDPRFLGVIPIRFGMSEQSHYHVPLLLSPFGYSTYRGS, encoded by the coding sequence ATGGCTGGCTATCTTACAACCCATGTCCTCGACACCGCCCTTGGGTGCCCCGCCGAAGGGCTGAAAATTGAATTGTTTCGCATCAGCGGTGTTGAACGGCATCTGTTGAAAACGCTTACGACGAACAACGACGGGCGCACTGACGAACAAATCCTGCCTGAAGCAGAGTTCGAAGTGGGCGAATATGAACTGGTGTTCCACGCAGGCCCTTATCTGGATGCAAGCGGCACGCCGCCTGAAGACCCCCGGTTTCTAGGCGTCATACCGATCCGCTTTGGGATGTCCGAGCAATCGCACTACCACGTGCCCTTGTTGCTTTCTCCTTTCGGATACTCAACATATCGCGGAAGCTGA